From a single Xiphophorus maculatus strain JP 163 A chromosome 5, X_maculatus-5.0-male, whole genome shotgun sequence genomic region:
- the LOC102232754 gene encoding 3-mercaptopyruvate sulfurtransferase-like, which yields MALQARALVSTKWLADAITTRGKMRVLDSSWYLPKMGRNAKREFKERHIPGAAFFDIDQCSDKTSPLDHMLPSEKVFADYVGNLGIENDTHVVIYDRSDFGAFSAPRVWWMFRVFGHNAVSLLNGGFRNWELEGRPVSHKYVRPSPTEFRASIRRSWIKTYDDLLNNLDTKQFQVVDARSAGRFRGVDPEPRDNTEPGHIPGSASIPFQSCLSESGHFLPKENLRELFVRAGVDLSRPVCVSCGSGVTACVLALAAHECGHSEVSLYDGAWSEWYTRAVPEHVISEGRGKHL from the exons ATGGCGCTTCAAGCTCGAGCGCTGGTCAGCACTAAATGGCTCGCGGACGCGATAACGACTCGGGGGAAAATGCGCGTCTTGGACAGCTCGTGGTATTTGCCCAAAATGGGGAGAAACGCCAAAAGGGAGTTCAAGGAGAGGCACATCCCCGGCGCCGCGTTCTTCGACATAGACCAGTGTAGCGACAAAACCTCCCCCCTGGACCACATGCTGCCGTCGGAGAAAGTTTTCGCAGATTACGTTGGGAATTTGGGAATAGAAAACGACACGCACGTCGTGATATACGACCGCAGCGACTTCGGTGCGTTCTCGGCGCCCCGCGTTTGGTGGATGTTCCGGGTGTTCGGGCATAACGCGGTGTCTCTGCTGAATGGGGGGTTCAGGAACTGGGAACTGGAGGGTCGACCGGTTAGCCATAAGTATGTCAGACCCTCTCCCACCGAGTTCAGGGCGTCCATAAGGCGCTCCTGGATTAAAACCTATGACGACCTGCTGAATAACCTGGACACCAAACAGTTCCAGGTGGTGGATGCCAGGTCCGCGGGAAGATTCCGAGGAGTGGACCCTGAACCCAGAGACA ACACTGAGCCCGGCCACATCCCTGGTTCCGCCAGCATTCCCTTTCAGTCCTGCCTGTCCGAGTCCGGACACTTCCTGCCCAAGGAGAACCTCCGGGAGCTCTTCGTCCGAGCCGGAGTGGACCTCAGCCGCCCCGTGTGCGTGTCGTGTGGCTCCGGCGTGACGGCGTGCGTCCTGGCGCTGGCGGCCCACGAGTGCGGACACTCTGAGGTGTCCTTGTACGACGGGGCGTGGTCGGAGTGGTACACCCGTGCCGTTCCCGAGCACGTCATATCCGAAGGCCGGGGGAAGCACTTGTGA
- the rps19bp1 gene encoding active regulator of SIRT1 translates to MSASLVRRGLELLNDDIKDSSRVKKKKTKKKQTPSSATVMDLVSTKRQGVTKQVKRLQGRLGPRKSKATVKDKRIRSAVEDFRKNQPKSQLSANLKYFLKTTGKAEAFDAKKILRHSRGRQSRNRPDEPVKKSREAQSVFTEEEFQRFQREYFGRTVEEKK, encoded by the exons ATGTCAGCGTCATTGGTCAGGAGAGGCCTGGAGCTGCTGAACGATGATATTAAAG ACAGCAGTcgagtgaagaagaagaagacgaagaagaagcAGACCCCCAGCTCAGCCACAGTGATGGATCTGGTCAGCACCAAGCGGCAGGGGGTCACCAAACAGGTCAAGAGGCTGCAGGGCCGCCTCGGGCCCAGGAAAAGCAAGGCCACAGTCAAAGACAAGCGGATCAGATCAGCAGTGG AGGATTTTAGGAAAAACCAACCAAAGAGCCAGCTGAGTGCCAATCTGAAGtactttttgaaaacaacagGCAAAGCAGAAGCCTTTGATGCAAAGAAG ATTTTGAGGCACAGCAGAGGGAGGCAGTCAAGAAATCGCCCGGACGAACCTGTGAAAAAGTCCAGGGAGGCTCAGTCGGTGTTCACGGAGGAGGAGTTCCAGCGGTTCCAGAGGGAATACTTTGGCAGGACTGTGGAGGAAAAGAAATGA
- the LOC102232234 gene encoding cyclic AMP-dependent transcription factor ATF-4-like, translated as MTLSQLALEDMEALYSGSSFLMADPMGPLLDQDEEEAFSPSSSFEVKAPASPSLSFSSSYASSTSPYQTMSFSPFSSTSPPPSPPLSHPTKPEAELLSLLGASDLLSGHGAGDGRDDDLGDMEWMSEKIDLSDFDLESLIGSCSTELPSSPEDLLASLDSHMDLDSFDKTVSPLHISPEPDVPSSLPEAPPVAEDEVVLDQELVLKSEPSSPHPSSSPASPAYTLELGSEVDVLDVEKMSPSVATAIISNSSEILQTTSPIVLSLPTTHFVVVLSNKDALPNLSHSTAQSSDSESDSGIESAAGSPPRRPSPPNSPVAGSSRTKPYCKLQPPSPKTPKIKSVSGAPKVVEKKLKKMEQNKTAATRYRQKKRVEQEHLSSELEDLENRNNELKEKAESISREIQYLKDLMEEVRKHHRGKTASVA; from the exons ATGACGCTCTCCCAGCTAGCCTTGGAGGACATGGAGGCCCTGTACTCAG GGTCCTCGTTTTTGATGGCTGACCCCATGGGGCCCCTTCTGGACcaagatgaagaagaagctttttctccttcctcctctttcgAGGTGAAGGCGCCTGCTTCgccctccctctctttctcttcttcctaCGCATCCTCCACTTCTCCTTATCAGACGATGTCCTTCTCCCCGTTCTCCTCCACTTCCCCTCCTCCGTCCCCTCCCCTCTCTCATCCCACCAAGCCTGAAGCCGAGCTGCTGTCCCTGCTGGGAGCCAGCGATCTGCTCAGTGGCCACGGAGCAGGTGATGGCAGAG ATGACGATTTGGGCGACATGGAGTGGATGTCAGAAAAGATCGACTTGAGCGACTTTGACTTGGAATCTCTAATTGGCTCTTGCTCAACCGAGTTGCCAAGCTCCCCTGAAGATCTCCTGGCCTCACTTGATTCCCACATGGATCTAGATTCCTTTGACAAAACCGTCTCACCCCTGCACATCAGCCCAGAACCAGACGTCCCCTCATCACTTCCAGAAGCCCCTCCTGTGGCTGAAGACGAGGTGGTGCTAGATCAGGAACTTGTCCTGAAGTCCGAGCCTTCATCGCCACACCCTTCGTCATCTCCCGCCTCTCCGGCCTACACGTTGGAGCTGGGGAGTGAAGTTGATGTCTTGGATGTTGAGAAAATGTCCCCATCTGTCGCCACTGCCATCATCTCAAACTCCAGTGAAATCCTTCAGACCACCAGTCCAATTGTGCTCTCTCTTCCCACCACTCACTTCGTAGTTGTTCTGTCAAACAAAGATGCTCTCCCCAATCTGTCCCATAGCACCGCTCAGTCGAGCGACTCCGAAAGCGACTCCGGCATAGAGTCGGCTGCCGGGTCGCCCCCACGTCGCCCGTCCCCCCCGAACTCCCCCGTCGCCGGTTCCTCCAGAACCAAACCCTACTGCAAACTACAGCCTCCCTCCCCCAAAACCCCCAAAATCAAATCAGTGTCTGGTGCACCCAAGGTGGtggaaaagaaattgaaaaagatGGAGCAGAACAAGACGGCCGCCACTCGCTACCGGCAGAAGAAGAGGGTCGAGCAGGAGCACCTCAGCTCGGAACTGGAAGACCTGGAGAATAGAAACAACGAGCTGAAAGAGAAGGCGGAGTCCATCAGCCGAGAGATCCAGTACCTCAAGGACCTGATGGAGGAAGTCCGCAAACACCACCGCGGGAAGACCGCCTCAGTCGCCTAG
- the LOC111608688 gene encoding apolipoprotein L6-like isoform X1, with amino-acid sequence MEQPPVPLPRKIRLHTRSFDDDWLKCDSAPPQSQNGLEDSTPQPVPSRMNVRRQYSEQHENIREQVQSPVSLQRKISSRAVDEEWLRCDPPPSEDGSGDSTPPPVISRANVRGQCAEQDQTMNVRDLVKTFNDHYQQRPPLLIRPASEQATRKIIKQDDSSISCKPMTPLDDVLKNLKLKQLSIEQDINVKAGHLYKAIQSYIQLMSTHDGKLKVLISELRSIADNLDKVSKGTKIAGITGGASTAAGGVAAAAGVILAPFTAGASLALTVVGAGVAAAGGVTGASAAIANKANLNQDKKKIERTLQEFKEAYEEILTSLKFINEGMDLLKRDGVSALKDMVDNDKMVSKEAASAVQLTIGKESSVDSEKSNKVSVMLDGFALGMEIYFNKDGQTVKKKLASQLALNIRKLAKDLASGLEELQMINDEFRDV; translated from the exons ATGGAGCAG CCTCCTGTTCCTCTCCCGAGGAAGATACGCCTTCACACACGATCCTTTGATGACGACTGGCTGAAATGTGACTCCGCTCCTCCTCAGTCTCAG AACGGTTTGGAGGACTCCACTCCTCAACCGGTGCCCTCGCGCATGAATGTCAGAAGACAATATTCtgaacaacatgaaaacatcagagaGCAAGTCCAG TCTCCCGTTTCTCTTCAGAGGAAGATAAGCTCACGAGCCGTTGATGAAGAGTGGCTGAGATGTGACCCTCCTCCCTCTGAG GACGGTTCGGGGGACTCCACTCCTCCACCGGTGATCTCACGGGCGAATGTCAGAGGACAATGCGCTGAACAAGACCAAACCATGAATGTCAGAGACCTAGTCAAg ACTTTTAACGACCATTACCAACAACGTCCTCCATTGCTGATCAGGCCAGCGAGCGAACAGGCCACAAGGAAAATTATAAAACAG GACGACTCATCGATTTCCTGCAAGCCAATGACAC CATTGGACGACGTTTTGAAGAACCTCAAACTTAAACAATTATCCATCGAACA GGACATCAATGTTAAAGCTGGGCATCTGTACAAAGCAATCCAGAGTTACATCCAACTAATGTCCACACATGATGGGAAACTTAAAGTGCTCATCTCAGAGCTACGTAGCATCGCTGACAACTTGGACAAG GTTTCAAAGGGAACAAAGATCGCTGGCATCACTGGAGGAGcatcaacagcagcaggaggagtgGCAGCTGCCGCCGGGGTGATCCTGGCCCCTTTCACAGCGGGAGCCTCACTGGCCCTGACCGTTGTTGGGGCCGGAGTGGCTGCAGCTGGCGGCGTCACTGGGGCGTCAGCAGCCATCGCAAACAAG gctaatctaaatcaagacaaaaagaaaattgagaggACCCTTCAGGAGTTCAAAGAGGCTTATGAAGAAATCCTAACATCCCTGAAGTTCATTAACGAGGGCATGGACCTGCTGAAGCGCGACGGTGTGTCTGCTCTCAAAGACATGGTGGACAACGACAAGATGGTGTCAAAGGAGGCAGCCTCTGCGGTGCAACTGACTATTGGGAAAGAGAGCTCCGTGGATTCAGAGAAGAGCAACAAGGTTTCCGTTATGCTGGATGGCTTCGCACTCGGCATGGAAATCTACTTCAATAAAGATGGGCAGACGGTGAAGAAAAAGCTCGCGTCGCAGCTCGCCTTAAATATCCGGAAACTAGCCAAAGACCTTGCTTCTGGTCTGGAAGAGCTTCAAATGATAAATGATGAGTTCAGGGAtgtttaa
- the LOC111608688 gene encoding apolipoprotein L3-like isoform X2, producing MEQPPVPLPRKIRLHTRSFDDDWLKCDSAPPQSQNGLEDSTPQPVPSRMNVRRQYSEQHENIREQVQRKISSRAVDEEWLRCDPPPSEDGSGDSTPPPVISRANVRGQCAEQDQTMNVRDLVKTFNDHYQQRPPLLIRPASEQATRKIIKQDDSSISCKPMTPLDDVLKNLKLKQLSIEQDINVKAGHLYKAIQSYIQLMSTHDGKLKVLISELRSIADNLDKVSKGTKIAGITGGASTAAGGVAAAAGVILAPFTAGASLALTVVGAGVAAAGGVTGASAAIANKANLNQDKKKIERTLQEFKEAYEEILTSLKFINEGMDLLKRDGVSALKDMVDNDKMVSKEAASAVQLTIGKESSVDSEKSNKVSVMLDGFALGMEIYFNKDGQTVKKKLASQLALNIRKLAKDLASGLEELQMINDEFRDV from the exons ATGGAGCAG CCTCCTGTTCCTCTCCCGAGGAAGATACGCCTTCACACACGATCCTTTGATGACGACTGGCTGAAATGTGACTCCGCTCCTCCTCAGTCTCAG AACGGTTTGGAGGACTCCACTCCTCAACCGGTGCCCTCGCGCATGAATGTCAGAAGACAATATTCtgaacaacatgaaaacatcagagaGCAAGTCCAG AGGAAGATAAGCTCACGAGCCGTTGATGAAGAGTGGCTGAGATGTGACCCTCCTCCCTCTGAG GACGGTTCGGGGGACTCCACTCCTCCACCGGTGATCTCACGGGCGAATGTCAGAGGACAATGCGCTGAACAAGACCAAACCATGAATGTCAGAGACCTAGTCAAg ACTTTTAACGACCATTACCAACAACGTCCTCCATTGCTGATCAGGCCAGCGAGCGAACAGGCCACAAGGAAAATTATAAAACAG GACGACTCATCGATTTCCTGCAAGCCAATGACAC CATTGGACGACGTTTTGAAGAACCTCAAACTTAAACAATTATCCATCGAACA GGACATCAATGTTAAAGCTGGGCATCTGTACAAAGCAATCCAGAGTTACATCCAACTAATGTCCACACATGATGGGAAACTTAAAGTGCTCATCTCAGAGCTACGTAGCATCGCTGACAACTTGGACAAG GTTTCAAAGGGAACAAAGATCGCTGGCATCACTGGAGGAGcatcaacagcagcaggaggagtgGCAGCTGCCGCCGGGGTGATCCTGGCCCCTTTCACAGCGGGAGCCTCACTGGCCCTGACCGTTGTTGGGGCCGGAGTGGCTGCAGCTGGCGGCGTCACTGGGGCGTCAGCAGCCATCGCAAACAAG gctaatctaaatcaagacaaaaagaaaattgagaggACCCTTCAGGAGTTCAAAGAGGCTTATGAAGAAATCCTAACATCCCTGAAGTTCATTAACGAGGGCATGGACCTGCTGAAGCGCGACGGTGTGTCTGCTCTCAAAGACATGGTGGACAACGACAAGATGGTGTCAAAGGAGGCAGCCTCTGCGGTGCAACTGACTATTGGGAAAGAGAGCTCCGTGGATTCAGAGAAGAGCAACAAGGTTTCCGTTATGCTGGATGGCTTCGCACTCGGCATGGAAATCTACTTCAATAAAGATGGGCAGACGGTGAAGAAAAAGCTCGCGTCGCAGCTCGCCTTAAATATCCGGAAACTAGCCAAAGACCTTGCTTCTGGTCTGGAAGAGCTTCAAATGATAAATGATGAGTTCAGGGAtgtttaa